The Mus caroli chromosome 1, CAROLI_EIJ_v1.1, whole genome shotgun sequence genome has a window encoding:
- the Sccpdh gene encoding saccharopine dehydrogenase-like oxidoreductase has product MATEQRSFHLVVFGASGFTGQFVTEEVAREQIASEQSSRLPWAVAGRSKEKLQQVLEKAAQKLGRASLSSEVGIIICDISNPASLDEMAKQATLVLNCVGPYRFYGEPVVKACIENGTSCIDICGEPQFLELMHAKYHEKAAEKGVYIIGSSGFDSIPADLGVLYTRNQMNGTLTAVESFLTINTGPEGLCIHDGTWKSAIYGFGDKGSLRKLRSVSCLKPVPIVGTKLKRRWPVSYCRELNSYSIPFLGSDISVVKRTQRYLHENLEDSPVQYAAYVTVGGITSVFKLMFAGLFFLFFVKFSIGRQLLIKFPWLFSFGYFSKQGPTQKQMDETSFTMTFFGQGYSHGTCVEKNKPNIRICTQVKGPEAGYVATPIAMVQAAMTFLNDASDLPKGGGVFTPGAAFSRTKLIDRLNKHGIEFSVISSSEV; this is encoded by the exons ATGGCGACGGAGCAGAGGTCTTTCCACCTGGTGGTGTTCGGCGCCTCTGGCTTCACCGGCCAGTTCGTGACGGAGGAGGTGGCCCGGGAGCAGATAGCCTCGGAGCAAAGCTCCCGCCTGCCCTGGGCCGTGGCGGGCCGCTCCAAGGAGAAGCTGCAGCAAGTGCTGGAGAAGGCTGCCCAGAAACTGG GAAGAGCATCACTATCATCTGAAGTTGGAATCATAATCTGTGATATCAGTAATCCAGCCTCACTTGATGAAATGGCTAAACAGGCAACACTTGTCCTCAACTGCGTAGGACCG tATCGATTTTATGGAGAACCTGTAGTAAAAGCATGTATTGAAAATGGAACAAGTTGTATTGACATCTGTGGGGAACCTCAG TTTCTGGAACTAATGCATGCGAAGTATCATGAGAAAGCTGCAGAGAAGGGGGTTTATATCATTGGAAGCAGTGGCTTTGACTCCATCCCAGCAGATCTAGGAGTGCTGTACACCAGGAATCAGATGAACG GTACCTTGACTGCTGTAGAAAGCTTCCTGACAATAAATACAGGACCTGAG GGGTTGTGTATTCATGATGGAACCTGGAAGTCGGCAATTTATGGTTTTGGCGATAAGGGTAGTTTAAGAAAACTACGGAGTGTATCATGTCTGAAACCTGTCCCAATTGTTGGTACAAAgttgaaaagaag GTGGCCAGTCAGCTATTGTAGAGAGCTGAACTCATATTCCATTCCTTTTTTGGGATCTGATATATCTGTTGTGAAAAGGACTCAGCGTTACTTACATGAAAATTTAGAGGACTCACCA GTTCAGTATGCTGCTTACGTCACGGTGGGAGGCATCACCTCTGTGTTTAAGCTGATGTTTGCAGGactattctttttattctttgtgaagtTTAGCATTGGAAGACAACTTCTCATAAAA tTCCCATGGCTCTTTTCCTTTGgctatttttcaaaacaaggtcCAACACAAAAACAG ATGGATGAGACATCATTTACAATGACTTTCTTTGGTCAAGGATACAGCCATGGCACTTGTGttgaaaagaacaaaccaaatatCAGAATCTGCACTCAAGTGAAGGGACCAG AGGCTGGCTACGTGGCTACTCCCATAGCCATGGTTCAGGCTGCCATGACTTTTCTGAATGACGCCTCTGACCTTCCAAAAGG GGGCGGCGTCTTTACACCTGGAGCAGCTTTCTCCAGAACAAAGTTGATTGACAGACTCAACAAACATGGCATTGAATTTAGTGTCATTAGCAGCTCCGAAGTCTAA